CACCGGAATCGGCCCGGGCACCACCACGATCACGGCCACCTCCGGCAGCATTAACGGGAGCACCACGCTTACCGTTGCGGGTGTTCCTCCTCTTGATCTGATTATGACGAATATTGCCCCCAATGCGTCGACCGCCAATCAAGGCGGGGCGCTGTCGGTGAGCGATACGGTGAGCAATTCAGGGGTGGTTTCAAGCGGGGTTTTTCGGATCGCCTATCATCTTTCGACCGACCCCGTCTACGGGAACGGGGACGATATTGTGATCTCCACGATTCGTGTTGTGACATCGCTCGGCGCGGGGGCCTCGAATACCGCGACGACCAGTCTTGCGATTCCCTCCAATGCGCCGGGCGGCACCTATTATCTATGCGCGAAGGCCGATTCACTGAATCAAGTGAACGAAGGAGGAAATGAAGGGAACAACACGCTATGCAGCGTCGCTACGGTCACGCTGCCGAAGGCGGATCTGGTCGTCAGCGCCCTATCTGCCACGCCGACGACGGTCAAGGCGGGAAGAACCATTACCGTTTCCAATTCGATCAAGAACCAAGGCGGCACGAAAGCCGGCTTGTCCGTCGTGGCGTTTCATCTTTCGGGCGACACGGCTTATGGGGGCGGGGATGACATTGCCTCGACCACGACGCGGACGATTGCCTCGCTGGCGATCAATGCCACGAGCGCCGCATCGACCGTGGTGAGGGTTCCCGCGGCGACGCCTCCGGGGATCTATTATGTGTGTATTCAGGCGGACAAGAATAACACCGTGGCCGAGTCGGATGAAACCAACAACACGCGGTGTACCGCCACGACGATCACGGTGACGCCGTGACCGGAGGATGACTATATATAATGATAAAGGCCGTACCCCGGGCATCCGGCGGGCGGCTTGCGATAAAAATTGAACCGGACTCGGGGCTCGGCCGCTCAGTTTTCCGAACAGGCCCTACGGAGAATTGACCCTGTGGAGGGCTGCGGCCGATGCCCCGTCCGGTTCCATATCCTTGCCGTGCGGAGTCGTCCCGTGCCTGGCGATACAATTGGACTTTGCTCTTGCTTTTTATAAAACAGTGTGATATAAAATAAAAGTCTAAAGTGGGTGCGGTTCCGCCCACTTTTTTCATTTGGCGCGATAGGCGATGGCCCAGGATACTCAAACGATCATCGAGCGAATCCGGGAGGTTGTGGTTCCCATCCTGAGTTCCATGGGTCTGGAACTCGTCGATCTTGAGCTGTCCGGCCACGGGCACCGGGGCCATCTGCGGATTTACATCGACAAGCCCGGCGGCGTGAATGTCGACGACTGCGAGCAGGTGAGCCGCTACGTCGGCCATGCGCTGGACGCGGCCGATCCCATTCCCAACGCCTATCTTCTGGAAGTGTCCTCGCCGGGGCTGGACCGGCCGTTGCGAAAGGCCGAGGACTACCGGCAGTCCGTGGGAAAGCTGGTCCGGCTCAAGCTGACACAGCCGCGGGACGGGGCGTGGGTCGTCATCGGCCGCTTGAAGGGTCTTCTGGATGAACGCGTCGAGGTTCAGCCCGAAGAGGGGGAACCCATCCAGGTCAGCCTGGCGGATATCGCCCAGGCGCGGCTTGAAGTGGAGTGGTGAAGAAAAAGGAAGAAATGCGTACGGAATTACTGATAATAATACAAGCTATCTTAATCATTTTTTGCCGGCGGGTCCTGTCCTTCGGCAGCCCCACCGTGCTCGCCACCCCGCCCGGTGTAGGGACCCCGGCTGCGCTCGGTGGGGCGCCCCGCCTGCGGCCACCCGCTGGGCATCACACTAATATCGTCG
This Nitrospiria bacterium DNA region includes the following protein-coding sequences:
- the rimP gene encoding ribosome maturation factor RimP; protein product: MAQDTQTIIERIREVVVPILSSMGLELVDLELSGHGHRGHLRIYIDKPGGVNVDDCEQVSRYVGHALDAADPIPNAYLLEVSSPGLDRPLRKAEDYRQSVGKLVRLKLTQPRDGAWVVIGRLKGLLDERVEVQPEEGEPIQVSLADIAQARLEVEW
- a CDS encoding CARDB domain-containing protein; this encodes TGIGPGTTTITATSGSINGSTTLTVAGVPPLDLIMTNIAPNASTANQGGALSVSDTVSNSGVVSSGVFRIAYHLSTDPVYGNGDDIVISTIRVVTSLGAGASNTATTSLAIPSNAPGGTYYLCAKADSLNQVNEGGNEGNNTLCSVATVTLPKADLVVSALSATPTTVKAGRTITVSNSIKNQGGTKAGLSVVAFHLSGDTAYGGGDDIASTTTRTIASLAINATSAASTVVRVPAATPPGIYYVCIQADKNNTVAESDETNNTRCTATTITVTP